A window of the Paenibacillus woosongensis genome harbors these coding sequences:
- the pstC gene encoding phosphate ABC transporter permease subunit PstC has protein sequence MAHAGRRQKPKQHVIEEWTGKIFTSLCIVLLVVTIFSMVYFVATKGLSSFFKDGISVAEIFGSTQWKPDGEPPFFGALPFIIGSFSTSLLAALISAPLGICAALFMIEIMPKIGRKYLQPVIELLAGIPSVVYGFVGLSVIVPFYRDVFPGQGLGIAAGATVLSIMILPTITSIATDALAALPSGLKEGSYALGATRWQTLYRTVLPTTLPALMTGVVLGMARAFGEALAVQMVIGNAPHIPGSLFESTSTLTSVITLSMGNTVMGTMQNNVLWTLALILMMMTFVFVFVVRWLERRANR, from the coding sequence ATGGCTCATGCCGGCAGAAGACAAAAACCAAAACAACACGTAATCGAAGAATGGACAGGTAAAATATTTACATCGCTATGTATCGTCCTTCTGGTCGTCACTATTTTCTCTATGGTGTATTTCGTGGCGACCAAAGGATTGAGCTCGTTTTTTAAGGACGGAATCAGCGTAGCCGAAATATTTGGCAGCACACAGTGGAAGCCGGATGGGGAGCCCCCGTTCTTCGGCGCTTTGCCATTTATTATCGGATCGTTCAGCACATCCCTGCTCGCTGCTCTGATTTCCGCACCATTAGGTATTTGCGCGGCTCTCTTCATGATTGAAATCATGCCGAAAATCGGCAGAAAATATTTGCAGCCCGTCATCGAGCTTCTGGCGGGAATTCCCTCCGTTGTCTACGGATTTGTGGGCCTGAGTGTCATCGTGCCCTTTTATCGCGACGTCTTTCCGGGTCAAGGGCTTGGGATTGCGGCCGGTGCTACCGTGCTGTCGATCATGATTCTCCCGACGATCACTTCTATTGCTACCGATGCGCTGGCCGCACTTCCTTCAGGCCTGAAGGAAGGCTCTTATGCGCTTGGGGCTACGAGATGGCAAACGCTGTACCGTACGGTGCTGCCTACGACGCTGCCTGCTTTGATGACAGGCGTTGTGCTTGGCATGGCGCGGGCCTTTGGGGAAGCGTTGGCCGTCCAGATGGTTATCGGGAATGCTCCGCATATCCCCGGGTCGCTGTTTGAATCCACATCGACTTTGACAAGTGTCATTACACTGAGCATGGGCAATACCGTTATGGGCACGATGCAGAACAATGTTCTGTGGACACTGGCTCTCATCCTGATGATGATGACCTTTGTTTTCGTCTTCGTAGTACGGTGGCTGGAAAGGAGAGCTAATCGATGA
- a CDS encoding phosphate ABC transporter substrate-binding protein PstS family protein, which translates to MKKSLMLILTLVLTFTLAACGPNNAAKSNNSAEAPGAANETPANETPASELSGSILAVGSSALQPLVDQASKKFMDQHPKVSIQVQGGGSGTGLTQVSGGQADIGNSDVFAEEKLDAAQAGELVDHQVAVVAMAAVINPEITVDNLTKDQLVGIFTGKITNWKEVGGQDQKIQIVNRPSSSGTRATFEKYALGTKTEDLQGSIQEDSSGTVKKLVKETPGAIGYLALSYLDDSIKVVKYDGVEANEENVANGSYPVWAYEHMYTKGEANEVVKAFLEYMVSDDVQNNDVVELGYIPAGKMQVKRDADGNITK; encoded by the coding sequence ATGAAAAAGAGTTTGATGTTAATTTTAACTTTGGTATTGACTTTCACGTTGGCCGCATGCGGACCAAATAACGCGGCAAAGTCCAATAATTCAGCAGAAGCTCCAGGCGCTGCTAACGAAACTCCGGCAAATGAAACGCCAGCATCCGAGCTGTCCGGTTCAATCCTTGCTGTTGGTTCTTCTGCACTTCAACCTCTCGTGGATCAAGCGTCCAAAAAATTCATGGATCAGCATCCGAAGGTTTCTATCCAAGTGCAAGGCGGCGGCAGCGGCACGGGCTTGACTCAAGTATCCGGCGGACAAGCTGACATCGGCAACTCCGACGTATTCGCCGAAGAGAAGCTGGATGCAGCTCAAGCTGGTGAACTGGTTGACCATCAAGTAGCGGTCGTAGCTATGGCAGCAGTCATTAACCCTGAGATCACAGTTGATAACCTGACGAAGGATCAATTGGTAGGCATTTTCACAGGCAAAATCACTAACTGGAAAGAAGTTGGCGGACAGGATCAAAAAATTCAAATCGTAAACAGACCGTCCAGCTCGGGTACGCGCGCGACTTTTGAGAAATATGCACTAGGCACGAAAACGGAAGATCTTCAAGGCTCCATTCAAGAGGATTCCTCGGGTACCGTTAAGAAGCTGGTAAAAGAAACGCCTGGCGCGATCGGCTACCTGGCTCTGTCCTACCTGGATGATTCCATCAAAGTTGTGAAATACGACGGCGTTGAAGCGAACGAAGAGAATGTTGCTAACGGCAGCTACCCTGTATGGGCGTATGAGCACATGTACACCAAAGGCGAAGCAAACGAAGTTGTGAAAGCATTCCTCGAATATATGGTTTCCGATGATGTGCAAAATAACGATGTCGTTGAGCTTGGCTACATTCCAGCCGGAAAAATGCAAGTGAAACGCGACGCTGACGGCAATATTACGAAATAA
- the pstB gene encoding phosphate ABC transporter ATP-binding protein PstB encodes MSNIELSVKDLSVYYGEKQAVKSVSLDFEAKQVTALIGPSGCGKSTFLRSLNRMNDLISGAKITGEIWIGDENINDPKTDVVLLRQKIGMVWQKPNPFHKSIYENIAFGPRYHGIKDKKKLDQIVEESLTKAALWDETKDRLHRSALSLSGGQQQRLCIARSIAVSPSIILMDEPASALDPVSSSKIEELIADLKQEYCIIIVTHNMHQAARVSEKTAFFLMGEVVEFDDTDKIFTNPKEKRTDDYISGRFG; translated from the coding sequence ATGAGCAATATCGAACTGTCCGTCAAGGATCTGAGCGTATACTATGGGGAGAAGCAAGCGGTAAAAAGTGTCTCTCTAGACTTTGAAGCTAAACAAGTAACGGCGTTAATCGGTCCGTCCGGCTGCGGTAAATCGACATTTCTCCGCAGTTTGAACCGGATGAACGACCTCATTAGCGGTGCGAAAATTACCGGGGAAATATGGATTGGCGACGAGAATATCAATGATCCCAAAACCGACGTAGTGCTGCTGCGCCAAAAAATTGGGATGGTCTGGCAAAAACCAAACCCGTTCCATAAATCGATCTACGAGAATATTGCTTTTGGTCCACGCTATCACGGGATCAAGGATAAGAAGAAGCTGGATCAGATCGTCGAGGAATCTTTGACAAAAGCTGCTCTTTGGGACGAGACGAAGGACAGGCTGCACCGTTCTGCCCTTTCGTTGTCCGGCGGGCAGCAGCAGCGGCTGTGCATCGCCAGATCGATTGCGGTCAGCCCGAGCATCATTCTGATGGATGAGCCGGCCTCCGCGCTTGACCCGGTATCCAGCTCCAAGATCGAAGAGCTGATCGCCGATTTGAAGCAGGAATATTGCATTATTATCGTAACCCATAACATGCACCAAGCGGCACGGGTCTCGGAGAAGACGGCATTTTTCCTTATGGGGGAAGTCGTCGAGTTTGATGATACGGATAAAATTTTCACGAATCCGAAGGAAAAGAGAACAGACGACTACATTTCCGGAAGATTCGGATAA
- the pstA gene encoding phosphate ABC transporter permease PstA, giving the protein MSAKTADKIATAVIITLAGFIVLILAGLLGFILVRGLGHISFDFLTSPPETIKEGGGIGPQLFNSLFLLVLTLLITVPLGLGAGIYMSEYAKPGKVTDFIRLIVEVLSSFPSIVVGLFGLLVIVNVFGFGFSLFSGALALTVFNLPLMVRITEQGMRSVPVAQKEASLALGLSKWKTIRSIMLPIAMPIILTGTILAAGRVFGEAAALLFTAGMSSPRLDFTDWNPFSPMSPLNPFRPAETLAVHIWKINSEGLAPDAPEIAAGASAVLILTVLVFNLLARWLGRVMHKKFTATK; this is encoded by the coding sequence ATGAGCGCAAAAACAGCAGATAAAATCGCAACCGCGGTCATTATAACCTTGGCCGGCTTTATCGTCCTGATCTTGGCTGGACTGCTTGGCTTCATTCTGGTCAGAGGACTTGGACATATCAGCTTCGACTTCCTGACTTCCCCTCCGGAAACGATTAAGGAAGGCGGCGGGATTGGGCCGCAGCTGTTCAATTCCCTGTTTCTGCTCGTCCTGACCCTGCTGATCACAGTTCCGCTGGGACTTGGTGCAGGAATCTATATGAGCGAGTACGCCAAGCCGGGAAAAGTGACGGATTTTATACGCTTGATCGTTGAGGTGCTGTCCTCCTTTCCTTCCATTGTGGTTGGTTTGTTCGGCTTGCTGGTTATCGTTAACGTCTTCGGCTTCGGCTTCTCTCTGTTCTCCGGCGCCCTCGCATTGACCGTGTTCAACCTTCCGCTAATGGTGCGGATTACGGAGCAGGGCATGAGAAGTGTTCCGGTAGCACAGAAGGAGGCAAGTCTGGCTCTAGGTCTGTCAAAATGGAAGACGATTCGTTCAATTATGCTGCCGATCGCGATGCCGATTATTTTGACGGGGACGATTCTCGCTGCGGGCCGCGTGTTTGGCGAAGCGGCTGCCCTATTGTTTACCGCGGGGATGAGCAGTCCGAGACTTGACTTCACGGATTGGAATCCGTTCAGCCCGATGTCTCCCTTAAACCCGTTCCGCCCTGCCGAGACACTGGCCGTTCATATCTGGAAGATCAATTCGGAAGGATTGGCTCCGGATGCTCCAGAAATTGCTGCTGGAGCCTCAGCCGTACTCATATTAACCGTGCTGGTGTTCAATCTTCTGGCCCGCTGGCTGGGGCGCGTCATGCACAAGAAATTTACAGCAACGAAATAG
- a CDS encoding 2-isopropylmalate synthase — protein sequence MKNFKKYTRGYFLPPQTSLKWTQKEYITEAPTWCSVDLRDGNQALVVPMNLEEKLEFFQVLVKLGFKEIEVGFPAASETEYTFLRTLIEQDLIPDDVTIQVLTQSREHIIQKTFESLKGAKQAVVHLYNSTSVAQREQVFRKSKQEIIDIAVTGAELLKKYAAETEGNFKFQYSPESFTGTEIDFALEICNAVLDVWQPTADNKVIINLPATVSMSMSHVYASQIEYMSDHLKYRDNVILSLHPHNDRGTGIADTELALLAGGQRVEGTLFGNGERTGNVDIVTLALNMYSHGVDPKLNFENIPEIIEVYERMTKMKVNERQPYAGKLVFAAFSGSHQDAIAKGMKWREEHDCEHWTVPYLPIDPKDIGREYEGDVIRINSQSGKGGIGYLLEQHYGLDLPPKMREDFGYRVKNVSDRLAKELVANEIYDIFKEVYVNIQSPVEFLNYRFSQHDDYETTITVKQNGEIQEINGAGNGRLDAISNALQSKLGVSYSNLVYKEHALEVGSSSQAVSYVGITAPDGKVHWGCGIDVDIMTSSVKALFSAVNNMTQEQSELVAASEAISKK from the coding sequence ATGAAAAATTTCAAAAAATACACCAGAGGTTATTTCTTGCCTCCGCAAACGAGCCTGAAATGGACGCAAAAAGAGTACATTACTGAAGCCCCTACCTGGTGCAGCGTCGACCTGCGCGACGGAAACCAAGCTCTGGTCGTACCGATGAATCTGGAGGAGAAGCTAGAGTTTTTCCAAGTGCTCGTCAAGCTGGGCTTTAAAGAAATCGAGGTTGGCTTCCCTGCAGCCTCCGAGACGGAATACACCTTCCTGCGTACGCTGATCGAGCAGGATCTCATTCCCGACGACGTAACAATTCAAGTGCTGACCCAGTCCAGAGAGCATATCATTCAGAAAACGTTCGAATCACTGAAAGGTGCAAAACAAGCGGTCGTACATTTGTACAATTCCACCTCCGTAGCCCAGCGCGAGCAGGTATTCCGGAAATCCAAGCAGGAAATCATCGATATCGCGGTGACCGGAGCCGAGCTTCTGAAAAAATATGCGGCAGAAACCGAAGGCAATTTCAAATTCCAGTACTCGCCGGAGAGCTTCACCGGCACCGAGATCGATTTTGCGCTTGAGATCTGTAATGCCGTGCTAGACGTATGGCAGCCGACCGCAGACAACAAGGTCATTATCAACCTGCCGGCGACAGTCTCCATGTCGATGTCGCACGTCTATGCCAGCCAAATCGAATACATGAGCGATCATTTGAAATACCGGGATAACGTCATCCTGTCCTTACATCCCCATAACGACCGTGGAACCGGAATCGCCGATACGGAGCTGGCCCTGCTTGCTGGCGGCCAGCGCGTTGAAGGAACGCTATTCGGCAACGGGGAGCGGACAGGGAACGTGGATATTGTAACCCTGGCTTTGAACATGTACTCCCACGGGGTTGATCCGAAGCTGAATTTCGAGAACATCCCGGAAATCATCGAAGTGTACGAGCGCATGACCAAAATGAAAGTGAACGAAAGACAGCCGTATGCGGGCAAGCTCGTATTCGCCGCTTTCTCCGGATCCCACCAGGACGCGATCGCCAAAGGCATGAAATGGCGCGAGGAGCATGACTGCGAGCATTGGACGGTTCCTTATCTGCCGATCGATCCGAAGGATATCGGGCGCGAATACGAAGGAGATGTCATCCGCATCAACAGCCAGTCCGGCAAGGGCGGCATCGGTTATTTGCTGGAGCAGCACTACGGCCTGGATCTCCCGCCGAAAATGCGCGAGGATTTCGGCTACCGGGTCAAGAACGTCTCCGACCGGCTGGCGAAGGAACTGGTGGCGAACGAAATTTACGATATTTTTAAAGAGGTCTACGTCAACATCCAGTCGCCTGTCGAATTCCTGAACTACCGCTTCTCGCAGCACGATGATTACGAAACGACGATTACAGTCAAGCAAAATGGTGAAATCCAGGAAATCAACGGTGCCGGCAACGGGCGGCTCGACGCGATCAGCAACGCCCTGCAATCGAAGCTTGGCGTCAGCTACAGCAACCTGGTCTACAAGGAGCATGCGCTTGAAGTGGGCTCCAGCTCCCAAGCGGTATCCTATGTTGGCATTACGGCGCCGGATGGCAAAGTCCATTGGGGCTGCGGCATCGATGTCGATATTATGACCTCCTCGGTCAAAGCGCTGTTCAGCGCCGTGAACAATATGACTCAGGAGCAAAGCGAGCTGGTCGCTGCCAGTGAAGCCATATCCAAGAAATAA
- a CDS encoding DEAD/DEAH box helicase yields the protein MSFQLTTRVIKLLCGKASFEQGNIYVQAGRVYLNHTDPEAAAYTATVRGNESYSVRIAIDSDGDVKADCSCPVYGNSDHYCGHVAAVLIAVHDLKHDGAKPVRTYSLTAKLDEAGGRGLRAGNTVGARISGMANMTPRFRRDSMAVRDTGMTKGILKIFDDRQQGRFVRTNHLADLKTPLEVEIICKLHPYRSQKHLFGIELKVGTKRLYIVQKIREFLDCVERGEPYEFSKHFTYVPELHYFQPQDDVVIRQLQQICRNERMYQETNSKLGSYSAYDRLISDDRLLLVPPFAWDALQPLLSGNSAVHIMREQQRTHAFEISNDRIPLQFEFDAYESGGYQLRIEGLDELIVLEAYGLVLAGDKLIPLPAEQCSRLSELKHMLYYSRSQEIYIAAEQMEPFIEKVVPGLRKLGVVQMSKAISGQIVHAALTARLYLDRVRDRLLAGLEFQYGDIVFNPLAPHDERRGESRIIMRDGDKEAQILSLMETGLFAQTESGYFLDDEDDEYEFLYRVLPELEKLVHVYATSAVKARLYTEHEPPQIRIDVDERTDWLEFKFEMQGIPEAEIKNILSALEEKRKYYRMPDGALLPLESSEFQEMVKLMNEVGIRQFDLNGTEIRLPAVRGLHFMNYAGTGNNVKLGKSLRRLLDHMRNPDHLDFPVPEQLDAVLRDYQKYGYQWMKTLAHYRFGGILADDMGLGKTLQSIAFIVSVLPEIRQQDLPALIVAPASLMYNWENELRKFAPDIKAVIVDGSRTERGRAMRNSSNIDVIITSYPLLRRDVDLYEGRSFHTLVLDEAQAFKNHTTQTAQAVKSIYAKYRFALTGTPIENSLEELWSIFEAVFPDLFPGRKEFNELSRETIARRIRPFLLRRLKSDVLKELPEKIETLQASELLPEQKKLYLAYLAKLQQETLKNLDQDDFKRNRIKILAGLTRLRQLCCHPGLFVEDYNGSSAKFEQLLEIVEECRSAGKRMLIFSQFTEMLGMIGRELGYEGVPFFYLDGSTPAAERVELCNRFNDGEKDVFLISLKAGGTGLNLTGADTVILYDLWWNPAVEEQAADRAHRMGQKKVVHVIRLVTQGTVEDKMYELQQKKKNLIDEVIQPGQETLSSLTEEEIREILMI from the coding sequence ATGAGCTTTCAGTTGACGACCAGGGTCATCAAATTGCTTTGCGGCAAGGCTAGTTTTGAGCAAGGGAATATCTACGTTCAAGCTGGACGGGTGTACTTGAACCATACCGATCCTGAAGCTGCAGCGTATACAGCGACGGTACGGGGCAATGAGAGCTACAGCGTCAGGATCGCCATCGATAGCGACGGTGATGTGAAGGCTGACTGCTCATGTCCTGTGTATGGGAATAGCGATCATTATTGCGGCCATGTTGCCGCGGTATTAATTGCAGTTCACGATCTTAAGCATGATGGGGCAAAGCCCGTCCGTACCTACAGCTTAACCGCGAAACTGGACGAGGCCGGCGGACGCGGACTGCGTGCAGGAAATACTGTTGGCGCGAGAATATCAGGGATGGCAAATATGACGCCGAGATTCAGACGCGATTCAATGGCTGTGCGCGATACGGGGATGACCAAGGGCATATTGAAGATATTTGATGACAGGCAGCAGGGACGATTTGTCCGTACGAATCATTTGGCGGATTTGAAGACGCCGCTTGAGGTTGAAATTATTTGTAAACTGCATCCTTACCGCTCTCAGAAGCATTTATTCGGCATAGAGCTCAAGGTTGGTACGAAGCGGTTATATATTGTGCAAAAGATCCGCGAATTCCTCGATTGCGTCGAACGCGGAGAGCCTTATGAATTTTCCAAGCATTTCACTTATGTGCCGGAGCTTCATTACTTTCAGCCACAGGACGATGTCGTCATCCGCCAGCTGCAGCAAATTTGCCGCAACGAGCGGATGTATCAGGAGACGAATTCCAAGCTGGGCTCTTATTCGGCGTACGACAGGCTGATCAGCGATGACCGACTGCTGCTTGTTCCGCCGTTCGCCTGGGATGCGCTGCAGCCCTTGCTGTCGGGGAATTCCGCGGTACACATTATGCGGGAGCAGCAAAGGACGCATGCGTTCGAAATTTCAAACGACAGGATTCCGCTTCAATTCGAGTTCGATGCGTATGAATCGGGAGGATACCAGCTGCGGATCGAAGGGCTGGATGAGCTGATCGTCTTGGAGGCGTATGGGCTTGTGCTGGCCGGCGATAAGCTGATCCCGCTGCCTGCCGAGCAATGCAGCCGTTTGTCCGAGCTGAAGCATATGCTGTATTACTCGCGAAGTCAGGAAATATATATTGCGGCAGAGCAGATGGAGCCGTTCATCGAGAAGGTCGTTCCCGGCCTCAGGAAGCTGGGCGTCGTTCAGATGAGCAAAGCAATTTCGGGGCAAATCGTCCATGCAGCGCTGACGGCCCGGCTTTATTTGGACCGGGTGAGAGATCGGCTGCTGGCTGGACTTGAGTTCCAATACGGAGACATCGTCTTTAATCCGTTAGCGCCTCATGACGAGCGGCGCGGCGAGAGCCGCATCATTATGCGGGACGGCGACAAGGAAGCGCAGATTTTAAGCCTGATGGAGACCGGGTTGTTCGCGCAAACGGAGAGCGGCTATTTTCTGGACGATGAGGATGACGAATACGAGTTTCTGTATCGTGTTCTGCCGGAGCTGGAGAAGCTGGTCCATGTGTATGCGACCTCGGCGGTCAAGGCCAGGCTGTATACGGAGCATGAGCCGCCGCAAATTCGCATCGATGTGGATGAGCGAACGGACTGGCTCGAATTCAAGTTCGAGATGCAGGGCATTCCCGAGGCGGAGATCAAAAATATTCTCAGTGCCCTTGAGGAGAAACGCAAATATTACCGGATGCCGGACGGCGCCCTGCTGCCGCTGGAGAGTAGCGAATTCCAGGAAATGGTTAAGCTCATGAACGAGGTGGGTATCCGTCAGTTCGATTTAAATGGTACGGAAATCCGGTTGCCAGCTGTCCGTGGATTGCATTTCATGAATTATGCGGGAACGGGCAATAACGTAAAGCTGGGCAAGTCGCTGCGGCGCCTGCTGGATCATATGCGGAATCCGGATCATCTGGATTTTCCCGTACCAGAGCAGCTCGATGCCGTTCTGCGGGATTATCAGAAATACGGCTACCAATGGATGAAGACGCTGGCGCATTACCGGTTCGGCGGGATATTGGCCGATGATATGGGGCTGGGCAAAACGCTGCAAAGTATCGCCTTCATCGTCTCGGTGCTCCCGGAAATCCGCCAGCAGGATCTCCCGGCTCTAATTGTTGCGCCGGCTTCCCTTATGTACAATTGGGAGAATGAGCTCAGAAAATTCGCTCCGGACATCAAGGCGGTCATCGTGGACGGCAGCCGGACGGAACGGGGCCGGGCGATGCGAAATTCCTCTAATATCGACGTTATCATTACGTCCTACCCGCTATTGAGGAGAGACGTTGATCTATACGAGGGAAGGTCGTTCCATACGCTCGTACTGGATGAGGCGCAGGCCTTTAAAAATCACACGACCCAGACGGCACAGGCCGTAAAGTCGATTTACGCCAAATACCGGTTTGCGCTGACCGGAACCCCGATCGAGAATTCGCTGGAGGAGCTATGGTCGATTTTTGAGGCGGTGTTTCCGGATCTGTTCCCGGGGCGGAAGGAATTTAATGAATTGTCCCGGGAGACGATAGCCCGCCGAATTCGTCCGTTTCTGCTCCGCCGCCTAAAAAGCGATGTGTTGAAGGAGCTGCCGGAGAAGATCGAGACGCTGCAGGCCTCCGAGCTGCTTCCCGAGCAGAAGAAGCTGTACCTGGCCTATTTGGCCAAGCTGCAGCAGGAGACACTGAAAAATCTGGATCAGGATGATTTCAAGCGGAACCGGATAAAAATTTTGGCCGGCCTGACCCGGCTGCGCCAGCTCTGCTGCCATCCCGGGTTGTTCGTGGAGGACTATAACGGGAGCTCAGCGAAATTTGAGCAGCTGCTCGAAATCGTAGAGGAATGCCGGAGCGCGGGCAAACGGATGCTCATCTTCTCGCAGTTCACGGAAATGCTAGGCATGATCGGCCGGGAACTGGGATATGAAGGCGTACCGTTCTTCTACCTGGATGGCAGTACGCCGGCAGCGGAACGCGTAGAGCTCTGCAACCGGTTCAACGACGGGGAGAAGGACGTGTTCCTGATTTCCCTAAAGGCCGGCGGCACAGGGCTCAATCTGACCGGGGCGGACACTGTTATTTTGTACGATCTGTGGTGGAACCCTGCGGTGGAGGAGCAGGCGGCCGACCGGGCGCACCGGATGGGGCAGAAAAAAGTGGTTCACGTCATTCGCCTGGTCACGCAGGGGACCGTTGAGGATAAAATGTACGAGCTGCAGCAGAAGAAGAAAAATCTGATCGATGAGGTCATTCAGCCGGGGCAGGAGACGCTGTCCTCGTTGACGGAGGAAGAAATTCGCGAGATTCTGATGATCTAG
- a CDS encoding DedA family protein has protein sequence MNVLEWIELMFKQYGYLVLLIGLPIDFIALPLPPGQTTLTFTGYLAYKGVFGWIPAMAVAFTGAAIGITITYWIGYKVGAPLVERYGKWIFLKPSQIEKTRHTYDRYGNKMLLISFFVPGVRQFFGYFVGIIRIPFPTFAIYAYTGAAIWVFVFVSIGYIFGEQWQHIFTLVENYLKYICTGAGALLIFWFIWKWRRLRLRETKPEKETG, from the coding sequence ATGAATGTGCTAGAGTGGATTGAGCTCATGTTCAAGCAGTACGGATATTTGGTATTGCTGATTGGACTTCCTATAGATTTTATCGCCTTGCCGCTGCCGCCGGGTCAGACGACGCTAACCTTTACGGGGTATTTAGCCTATAAAGGCGTGTTCGGATGGATTCCGGCGATGGCGGTGGCTTTTACTGGAGCGGCTATCGGAATCACGATTACCTATTGGATTGGATACAAGGTAGGGGCACCGCTGGTAGAACGCTACGGAAAATGGATATTTCTTAAGCCTTCTCAAATTGAGAAAACGAGACATACCTACGACCGGTATGGCAATAAAATGCTGCTGATTAGCTTTTTTGTGCCGGGGGTCCGGCAATTTTTCGGTTATTTCGTGGGAATTATCCGGATTCCCTTTCCGACATTCGCGATATACGCTTACACTGGGGCAGCGATCTGGGTATTTGTCTTCGTAAGCATCGGTTATATATTCGGCGAGCAGTGGCAGCACATATTCACTCTAGTGGAAAATTACTTGAAGTACATATGCACGGGCGCTGGGGCTTTGCTCATTTTCTGGTTCATTTGGAAGTGGCGGAGGCTGCGTTTAAGGGAGACAAAGCCCGAGAAAGAAACAGGGTAA